The DNA sequence TAAAATCACGATTCTCAAATCGAAGGACGCAGCATCCTCGACCAATGCGACGAAGACCAAAAAGCGAAATTTGAACCGAACGAGCACGACATGATCAGCGGCAAAGGAAATCGACTTTCGGCGTATCAGGCTTCACCATACGACAAGGAATCCAAGATGACGGTCTTTTCTTTATTCGTTCCAGATTCGGACGCGCGAACCTCCTGCATTGTCGCAAGAAAGAGTTCTTCGAACCAGCCGGTCCATACAACTCGGGCCAAGCGCCCGAGTTGTGGCGGCAGCAAGGACGTATCCTCACAACTTCCAGCACGACGGTTTCACAGCCCTCGCGTATGACCTTCACGTTCGAAAAAAATATGAATTGGACCAACGGCGATTTCACCATTTCCACTGACAAAAGCCGTCTAGATTTAGACGTAATCCACGGCTTTCTTCAGACCTCGTACTGGGGAGCCGAAAGAACAAGGAGAGAAATTGAAAAGACTATCGAGAACTCGATTTGCTTCGGTCTTTTCTACAAGGAGCGCCAGATCGGTTTCGCTCGGTTAGTCACTGACGAAGTAGTAATCTCTTGGCTTGGCGATGTATTCGTAATTCCCGACTTTCAGAATAAAGGATTGGGGAAGTGGCTGATGGAATGCGTGACATCTCACCCTATCACGAAGCGAACAAAATGTCTCCTGGGCACGAAGGACGCACACGGGTTGTACGAAAAGTACGGATGGAACAGAAAAGAAATGATGTCTCGACCAGAGGAAGAAAAAGAAGATTCGAACCAGTCAGCCCATACAACTCCGGCCAGCGCTCCGCGCTGACCTACGCGTATGGCTTTCACGTTCTGCAGAAAATAGAAAAATGACCACCGAGCACATCCAATCCAAGGACGACCTAGTTGCTCATCTAGGAATGATCAGAAGTGATTTCGAAAAGAATGGTTCGAACTGGGAAAACGAAAGTCTGCCAAACTACTTGGAAGCATTTCAGGCGTTTCTGGAAGCCACAGAGAGCTATTACAAAAATAGAAAAGAAAATATCGATGAAGTGAATACGTGGAGAGTGATAGCTGATTGCTTCTCTGCTGCTAGAATCTACGAATGAAAAATTGGCAGAACCAGTCTGTCCATACAACTCGGGCCAAGCGCCCGAGTTGTGGAAGCAGCAAGGAAGTATCTTCACAACTTCCTGTACGACGGTTTCAGAGCCCTCGCGT is a window from the Pelagicoccus sp. SDUM812003 genome containing:
- a CDS encoding GNAT family N-acetyltransferase; its protein translation is MTFTFEKNMNWTNGDFTISTDKSRLDLDVIHGFLQTSYWGAERTRREIEKTIENSICFGLFYKERQIGFARLVTDEVVISWLGDVFVIPDFQNKGLGKWLMECVTSHPITKRTKCLLGTKDAHGLYEKYGWNRKEMMSRPEEEKEDSNQSAHTTPASAPR